The following proteins are co-located in the Phycisphaerae bacterium genome:
- a CDS encoding PEP-CTERM sorting domain-containing protein (PEP-CTERM proteins occur, often in large numbers, in the proteomes of bacteria that also encode an exosortase, a predicted intramembrane cysteine proteinase. The presence of a PEP-CTERM domain at a protein's C-terminus predicts cleavage within the sorting domain, followed by covalent anchoring to some some component of the (usually Gram-negative) cell surface. Many PEP-CTERM proteins exhibit an unusual sequence composition that includes large numbers of potential glycosylation sites. Expression of one such protein has been shown restore the ability of a bacterium to form floc, a type of biofilm.): protein MSSIVLRRAIGGNSPPRAKGTRRLGVRSKALTAAMVLAIGALASTASADVWTVTNLHPAGSTESGGTGVGSLQQVGYALANGQYRASLWSGTSGSWVNLDPAGSTHSGAWGVGDGQQVGHAVIGGDVHASLWSGTAASWVDLNPAGSTESQARSVSAGQQVGFAEVNNQRHAGIWSGSSASWVDLNPAGSTYSEAFGVNGGQQVGDAYVDGIFRASLWSGTAASWVDLNPAEAIESYAYAVGDGQQVGWISDSESVYRASLWSGSAASWIDLNPAGSFGSYAYGVSGGQQVGSAGFDDGAHASLWSGTAASWVDLGQFLPAGYSESNAVGIWSDTEFIYVAGVAHNDVAGRYEAMLWSQAIPEPGAAALFGLGGLIVAMKRRRIR from the coding sequence ATGTCATCGATCGTCCTGCGCCGTGCCATTGGCGGGAATTCGCCACCCCGCGCTAAGGGTACTCGGCGTTTGGGTGTGCGGTCCAAGGCCCTCACCGCCGCGATGGTGCTGGCCATCGGCGCGCTGGCGTCCACCGCGAGCGCCGATGTGTGGACCGTGACCAACCTCCACCCCGCCGGTTCTACCGAGTCAGGGGGGACGGGCGTAGGTAGTCTCCAACAGGTCGGTTATGCCCTCGCGAACGGCCAATATCGCGCTAGCTTATGGAGCGGCACAAGCGGGTCTTGGGTGAACCTCGACCCCGCTGGGTCGACGCATTCGGGGGCTTGGGGTGTAGGCGACGGCCAGCAGGTGGGCCATGCTGTTATCGGGGGAGACGTTCATGCCAGCTTGTGGAGCGGCACCGCCGCCTCTTGGGTTGACCTCAATCCCGCGGGGTCGACGGAATCGCAGGCGCGCTCTGTAAGCGCCGGTCAGCAGGTGGGCTTTGCCGAGGTGAATAACCAGCGTCACGCTGGCATATGGAGCGGTAGCAGTGCTTCGTGGGTGGACCTCAACCCAGCGGGATCGACATACTCGGAGGCGTTTGGCGTAAATGGTGGCCAGCAGGTTGGCGACGCCTATGTGGACGGAATTTTTCGCGCTAGCCTATGGAGTGGTACCGCTGCCTCGTGGGTTGACCTCAATCCCGCCGAGGCGATCGAGTCATATGCCTACGCTGTGGGCGATGGACAACAGGTGGGCTGGATATCGGATTCGGAAAGCGTTTACCGCGCCAGCCTTTGGAGCGGCAGCGCCGCTTCTTGGATAGATCTCAATCCCGCCGGGTCATTTGGATCGTATGCCTATGGCGTCAGTGGCGGCCAACAAGTGGGCTCTGCCGGATTCGATGATGGTGCACATGCGAGTTTATGGAGCGGCACCGCCGCCTCCTGGGTGGACCTTGGACAGTTTCTCCCCGCTGGTTATTCTGAATCAAATGCCGTGGGGATATGGAGCGATACCGAATTCATCTATGTAGCTGGGGTCGCCCACAACGACGTAGCAGGCCGCTACGAAGCGATGCTGTGGTCGCAGGCGATCCCCGAGCCTGGCGCTGCGGCGCTGTTTGGCTTGGGCGGCTTAATTGTTGCGATGAAGCGGCGGCGCATTCGCTGA
- a CDS encoding putative toxin-antitoxin system toxin component, PIN family has product MSGQRPVVVYDCNVLLQAALSDAGPSFACLLLAEKDRVQLVVSTFIAEEIRDVLSRPRILQKNPQVTPERVAAYLELLASKSRFVEEIPQKFSLPRDPKDEPYVNLAIAVNARYLVTWNEKHLTYLMEGKTPESIDFLARYPDLAITTPPVFLQAIRSA; this is encoded by the coding sequence ATGAGCGGCCAGCGCCCTGTCGTTGTTTACGACTGCAACGTCTTGCTTCAAGCGGCGCTGAGCGATGCCGGTCCCTCCTTTGCGTGCCTTCTCCTCGCCGAAAAGGACCGAGTCCAGCTCGTCGTCAGCACTTTTATCGCCGAAGAGATTCGCGATGTACTCTCCCGCCCGAGGATCCTCCAGAAGAATCCTCAGGTGACACCCGAGCGCGTGGCCGCCTATCTTGAGCTGTTGGCGAGTAAGAGCCGGTTCGTCGAAGAAATTCCGCAGAAGTTTTCCCTGCCTCGTGACCCTAAGGATGAACCGTACGTCAATCTTGCGATCGCCGTCAATGCCCGTTATCTCGTGACGTGGAACGAGAAGCATCTCACCTACCTCATGGAAGGCAAAACACCCGAATCGATCGATTTTCTCGCACGGTACCCTGATCTGGCCATTACCACGCCGCCCGTGTTTCTCCAGGCAATTAGATCTGCGTAG
- the polX gene encoding DNA polymerase/3'-5' exonuclease PolX, whose amino-acid sequence MRNQELAAIFSEIGDLLEIMGEQSFRINSYRRAARTIGELTEDIAKLAEEGRLAELPGIGKGSVGRIEEFLAKGHIDDHKGLLDAVPKGLPALLKIPGMGPKKVALAWKQLGVVDLESLQRVIASGELAKLKGLGEKSVKQIADGIAFLSQGSERTPLGLAWPLAEELAAAMRKIKGVKRVEIGGSLRRGCETIGDIDLLCESDDGAAVVKAFTTLPQVKKVLASGDTKGSVLVDRRDGVAMQADCRVVPKASFGAALQYFTGNKDHNVRLREMAGKKKWKLNEWGLFDGEKQIAGADEASIYKKLDLEIMPPEQREDRGEFDAGALEPLIELADIRGDLHMHTDASDGTVDAAGMAQGASDLGYEYIAITDHSKSSAIANGLTIDRMWRQIEKLRELNKKHESVSILVGCECDILADGRLDYPDQLLAACDLVVASVHAGQRQENKKITARVLKAMDNPYVTILGHPTGRLINRRAPMDLDMAAVIAHAAKTHTILEINASWQRLDLCDRHVRMARDAGVMVSIDTDAHSVAQLAQMRYGVATARRGWLRAKDVLNTLPLPSVRKRIAKKRGRA is encoded by the coding sequence ATGCGCAACCAGGAACTCGCCGCCATCTTTTCCGAGATTGGGGACCTGCTCGAGATCATGGGGGAGCAGTCGTTCCGCATTAACTCCTATCGCCGCGCGGCGCGGACCATCGGCGAACTGACCGAGGACATTGCGAAACTCGCGGAAGAGGGCCGGCTGGCCGAGCTTCCGGGCATCGGCAAGGGCAGCGTCGGCCGGATTGAGGAGTTCCTGGCCAAAGGGCACATCGACGACCATAAGGGGCTGCTGGATGCAGTGCCGAAAGGGTTGCCGGCGCTGCTCAAAATACCGGGCATGGGGCCGAAGAAGGTGGCCCTGGCGTGGAAACAGCTCGGCGTCGTCGATCTGGAGAGCCTGCAGCGCGTCATTGCGTCGGGGGAACTGGCCAAGCTCAAGGGCCTCGGCGAAAAAAGCGTCAAGCAGATCGCCGACGGGATTGCGTTTTTGTCTCAGGGGTCCGAACGAACGCCGCTGGGGCTGGCGTGGCCGCTGGCGGAGGAACTGGCTGCGGCGATGCGGAAGATCAAGGGCGTCAAACGCGTGGAGATCGGAGGAAGCCTGCGGCGCGGCTGCGAGACGATCGGCGACATCGATCTACTCTGCGAATCCGACGACGGCGCGGCCGTGGTCAAGGCGTTTACGACGCTGCCGCAGGTAAAGAAGGTGCTGGCGTCGGGTGATACCAAGGGCTCGGTGCTGGTCGACCGGCGCGACGGCGTGGCGATGCAGGCGGACTGCCGCGTGGTGCCGAAGGCGTCGTTCGGCGCGGCGTTGCAATACTTCACGGGCAACAAGGATCACAATGTGCGCCTGCGCGAAATGGCGGGGAAGAAGAAGTGGAAGCTGAATGAGTGGGGGCTTTTCGATGGGGAGAAGCAGATCGCCGGGGCCGATGAGGCGTCGATCTACAAAAAGCTCGATCTGGAAATCATGCCGCCCGAGCAGCGCGAGGACCGCGGCGAGTTCGACGCTGGGGCGCTGGAGCCGCTCATCGAGCTGGCCGACATCCGCGGCGATCTGCACATGCACACCGACGCCAGCGACGGCACCGTTGATGCCGCCGGAATGGCCCAGGGCGCCAGCGACCTCGGCTATGAGTACATCGCGATCACGGATCACTCCAAGTCCAGTGCGATCGCCAACGGTCTGACGATCGATCGGATGTGGCGGCAGATTGAGAAGCTCCGCGAACTCAACAAGAAGCATGAGAGCGTCTCGATTCTCGTCGGCTGCGAGTGCGACATCCTCGCGGATGGCCGGCTCGACTACCCCGACCAATTGCTTGCGGCGTGCGATCTTGTCGTTGCCAGCGTCCACGCGGGACAGCGGCAGGAAAACAAGAAGATCACGGCGCGCGTGCTGAAGGCGATGGACAATCCCTATGTGACGATCCTCGGCCACCCCACGGGCCGGCTCATCAACCGCCGCGCGCCGATGGACCTCGATATGGCGGCGGTCATCGCCCACGCGGCAAAGACGCACACGATCCTGGAGATCAACGCGTCGTGGCAGCGGTTGGACCTGTGCGACCGGCATGTGCGGATGGCGCGCGACGCGGGGGTGATGGTCAGCATCGACACGGACGCGCACTCGGTGGCGCAGCTTGCGCAGATGCGCTACGGCGTGGCGACGGCGCGGCGCGGGTGGTTGCGGGCGAAGGATGTGCTCAACACGCTGCCGCTACCCAGCGTGCGGAAGCGGATTGCGAAGAAGCGGGGGCGGGCGTAA
- a CDS encoding SpoIIE family protein phosphatase, translating to MAQLQIQIADGRMTTQPLSGTQWVIGRDAACDVVLDDTSASRRHARLYCDEGGQYWIQDLQSKNGTTLNGAPVSNALVKSGDRIGIGGSLVALAATVQPTIVMSDTGTQAGGTNAWGRQHQLSLAERRLKSLYELNERLTGRFNRDDLLNELLDICQEALRFERAGIAVWPGDPHPPQWVRIKNMRGGSSEDIHISRSLVDQALHQGERILINDTAGGGFDPTASMISNNICSAMCVPMEYHQQVRGVIYGDRVTSAGGYTREDIDYFAALGRLGAMGLANVQLLEEMRARQQVDLQLQWAREIQSQLFPAEPLVRGGLSIDALNDPGQKVSGDYFDYFERPDGLITIVVADVSGKGAPASLLMANLQAAVHVTLAEEKDLVRAAGILNKLICHNVRDSRFITGVFGLLDPASKSFSYVNAGHMGPYLIKPDGTVDKIDPEPNLPLGIEGDEHYAIETIDLGATPTTLLLYTDGVPDAENPQGEHFGEARFADLLTSNATQPPGELTTRVRRSIKQFARNHPQTDDITLLAIRME from the coding sequence ATGGCGCAGCTTCAGATTCAAATCGCCGATGGGCGAATGACCACCCAGCCGCTCAGCGGCACGCAGTGGGTGATCGGCCGCGATGCGGCGTGCGACGTCGTGCTGGATGACACCTCGGCGTCGCGCCGCCATGCGCGGCTTTATTGCGACGAGGGCGGGCAATACTGGATTCAGGACCTGCAAAGCAAGAACGGCACGACACTGAACGGCGCTCCCGTCTCGAATGCGCTGGTGAAGAGCGGCGATCGGATCGGGATCGGCGGCTCCCTGGTGGCGCTGGCGGCGACGGTGCAGCCCACCATCGTGATGAGCGATACGGGGACGCAGGCCGGCGGGACGAACGCGTGGGGCCGGCAGCACCAACTCTCGCTCGCCGAACGTCGACTGAAGAGCCTGTACGAACTCAACGAGCGCCTGACCGGCCGGTTTAATCGCGACGACCTGCTCAACGAGCTGCTGGATATCTGTCAGGAAGCGCTGCGGTTCGAGCGCGCGGGCATCGCGGTGTGGCCGGGGGACCCTCATCCGCCGCAATGGGTGCGGATCAAGAACATGCGCGGGGGCAGCTCCGAGGACATTCACATCAGCCGCAGCCTCGTGGATCAGGCCCTGCACCAGGGCGAGCGCATCCTGATCAACGACACGGCGGGGGGCGGATTCGACCCGACGGCGAGCATGATTTCCAACAACATCTGCTCGGCGATGTGCGTGCCGATGGAATACCATCAGCAGGTGCGCGGCGTGATCTACGGGGACCGCGTCACGTCGGCGGGGGGTTATACGCGCGAGGATATTGATTATTTCGCCGCGCTCGGGCGGCTGGGGGCGATGGGCCTGGCGAACGTGCAGCTTCTCGAAGAAATGCGCGCCCGGCAACAAGTGGACTTGCAGCTTCAGTGGGCCCGCGAAATCCAATCACAGCTTTTTCCGGCCGAGCCTCTGGTCCGGGGCGGATTATCGATCGACGCGCTGAACGATCCGGGCCAGAAGGTCTCGGGAGACTACTTCGATTACTTTGAGCGACCGGACGGTCTGATCACGATTGTGGTCGCTGACGTCTCGGGGAAGGGGGCGCCGGCGTCGCTCTTAATGGCCAATCTTCAGGCGGCGGTCCACGTCACGCTCGCGGAGGAAAAAGACCTGGTCCGCGCGGCGGGTATCTTGAACAAGCTCATCTGCCATAACGTCCGCGATTCACGATTCATCACCGGCGTCTTCGGTCTGCTCGATCCGGCGTCCAAGTCGTTCTCTTATGTCAACGCGGGGCACATGGGTCCGTACCTGATCAAACCCGACGGGACGGTGGACAAGATCGACCCGGAGCCCAACCTCCCCCTGGGGATCGAAGGTGACGAACACTACGCCATCGAGACGATCGACCTGGGGGCCACGCCGACAACGCTTCTGCTGTACACCGACGGGGTGCCGGATGCGGAAAACCCCCAGGGCGAGCACTTCGGCGAGGCGCGCTTCGCGGACCTCTTGACCTCCAACGCCACACAGCCTCCCGGTGAACTCACCACCCGCGTTCGCCGCTCGATCAAACAGTTCGCGCGCAACCATCCGCAGACGGACGACATTACGCTGCTGGCGATTCGAATGGAATGA
- a CDS encoding PEGA domain-containing protein produces MSSPLICDRCGGELESDDAISIIEGVCCVCRRKAAARQINRAATRARGPQPPRPIAVIPPPMPRPTVPRTLRAGGVPVRSTVVSSPPTEELGSTVRVRRRRRDLAIGASTGLVLTLATTGYFLLTRNESPSLPITATKNVANYPVRVTIRPPNAKVTLDGAEIGPADESGRLTLSLSGSSDEAHWLEVAASGYHSIRRPLSIYSGVNEFAVELVPKPYDVAIRTIPNKAEIWINDELKGYSPLTLSLLPWERSRLAIKHAGYQEVARELAPPEQGDRLELDLPLTPAPVVAQSPAPPPAAVVSTVANEAAPRAAQADPEQAAPATPTGPRIVFLLLPPTGAGADHTILLEQIVDQIHNLKDLQQFAVLTCTSDGLDNWPGGSETAAATSDQKIRAYDKVRAIRPSGRGAIGQALAAALEFQPNSIRIFAAGALDPRELSGFAKRVKGTPISVDIVQTATGTNDDGLGALVAAQKGTLTVLGLASTPAVALQGSGE; encoded by the coding sequence ATGTCGAGTCCACTTATATGTGATCGATGCGGCGGCGAACTGGAGTCCGACGACGCGATCTCGATCATTGAAGGTGTCTGCTGTGTCTGTCGCCGTAAAGCGGCGGCCCGCCAGATAAACCGCGCCGCGACACGAGCGCGCGGTCCGCAGCCTCCTCGACCGATCGCGGTCATCCCGCCTCCGATGCCGCGGCCGACGGTGCCACGCACCCTGAGAGCCGGCGGCGTTCCGGTCCGCTCGACCGTCGTGTCGTCCCCTCCGACCGAAGAACTCGGTTCGACCGTGCGCGTACGGCGCCGCCGGCGCGATCTGGCCATCGGCGCCTCTACCGGTCTCGTTCTCACGCTCGCCACTACCGGCTATTTCCTGTTGACGCGGAACGAATCGCCCAGCCTTCCCATCACGGCAACGAAGAACGTCGCCAACTATCCCGTGCGCGTCACGATTCGCCCGCCCAACGCGAAGGTGACGCTGGACGGCGCCGAAATCGGACCGGCGGACGAATCGGGACGGTTGACATTGTCGCTGTCCGGCAGCAGCGACGAAGCCCATTGGCTGGAAGTGGCGGCGAGCGGTTATCACTCGATTCGCCGCCCGCTCTCGATTTACAGCGGGGTGAACGAATTCGCCGTGGAACTCGTGCCCAAGCCCTACGACGTGGCCATCCGCACGATTCCCAACAAGGCCGAAATCTGGATCAACGATGAACTCAAGGGATACAGCCCGCTCACGCTTTCGCTGCTGCCCTGGGAACGTTCCCGGCTGGCGATCAAGCACGCGGGCTACCAGGAGGTCGCGCGGGAACTGGCCCCGCCCGAACAGGGCGATCGGCTGGAGTTGGACCTGCCGCTGACGCCCGCCCCAGTCGTCGCGCAGTCGCCTGCGCCCCCGCCGGCTGCGGTGGTCTCGACAGTGGCGAATGAGGCGGCGCCGCGGGCTGCACAGGCGGACCCGGAACAGGCCGCGCCGGCGACACCAACCGGACCGCGAATCGTGTTTCTCCTGCTCCCTCCAACCGGCGCGGGTGCGGACCACACGATCCTGCTCGAACAGATCGTCGATCAGATTCACAACCTGAAAGACCTTCAGCAGTTCGCCGTCCTGACCTGCACGTCGGACGGCCTGGACAATTGGCCGGGCGGCTCGGAGACCGCGGCGGCGACCAGCGATCAGAAGATCCGGGCTTACGACAAGGTCCGCGCCATCCGGCCGTCCGGTCGCGGGGCGATCGGCCAGGCCCTGGCCGCAGCGCTGGAGTTCCAGCCCAATTCCATCCGCATCTTCGCTGCGGGCGCTCTGGACCCGCGCGAGCTATCGGGCTTTGCTAAGCGGGTCAAGGGCACGCCCATCTCCGTGGACATCGTGCAGACGGCGACGGGTACGAACGACGACGGGCTCGGCGCACTCGTCGCGGCTCAAAAGGGCACGCTGACCGTGCTGGGTCTGGCCTCGACACCGGCGGTGGCACTGCAGGGGTCGGGCGAGTAA
- a CDS encoding prepilin-type N-terminal cleavage/methylation domain-containing protein: MKTKYSHRPRGFTLIEVLIVIGIIGVLISIMAPALSAARERGRQAVCMNNLRSIWTGILSYATVHDERVPYLEDINLTDPNADPFDKSYPTTVGVVLESFVTEGSWRCPSAVDGFPRSGGSGRWKMTYYFSTAGPVGQGMPFDRYPEAGTRGPLDPAVSNYVQFDGRPLKVLDGRRYIQNSSANANFSRTHNLWWNIRWPLIRDSFKEREQPSYFSPRYPHRAALEGRTDLGGYRSTFEQLTNSRAARTGFLGLFADGEQVDLLMTREPARQHPPGY, translated from the coding sequence ATGAAGACGAAATACAGTCATCGCCCCCGCGGCTTCACGTTGATCGAAGTGCTGATCGTCATCGGGATTATCGGCGTCCTGATCTCAATCATGGCGCCGGCCCTCTCGGCGGCCCGCGAACGCGGCCGCCAGGCCGTTTGCATGAACAACCTTCGCAGCATCTGGACCGGGATCCTGTCGTACGCCACGGTGCATGACGAGCGCGTCCCGTACCTGGAAGACATCAACCTGACCGATCCCAACGCCGACCCCTTCGACAAGTCCTACCCGACTACGGTCGGCGTCGTATTGGAGTCGTTCGTGACGGAAGGAAGTTGGCGGTGTCCATCGGCGGTAGACGGCTTCCCACGATCAGGCGGGAGCGGGCGCTGGAAGATGACCTATTACTTCAGCACCGCCGGACCCGTCGGTCAGGGGATGCCTTTCGACCGCTATCCCGAGGCCGGCACCCGGGGGCCGCTCGATCCGGCGGTTTCCAATTACGTTCAATTCGACGGTCGGCCGCTCAAGGTCCTCGACGGCCGGCGCTATATCCAAAACTCCAGCGCGAACGCGAATTTCTCGCGCACGCACAATCTCTGGTGGAACATTCGCTGGCCGCTGATCCGAGATTCGTTCAAGGAGCGCGAGCAACCCTCCTACTTTTCGCCCCGCTATCCGCATCGTGCGGCGCTGGAGGGCCGCACCGATCTGGGCGGGTACCGCTCCACCTTTGAACAGCTCACGAACAGCCGAGCCGCACGAACCGGCTTTTTGGGACTCTTCGCGGATGGCGAGCAAGTGGACCTGCTGATGACGCGTGAGCCCGCAAGACAACACCCGCCGGGTTATTAG